One Cyanobacteriota bacterium genomic region harbors:
- the psaB gene encoding photosystem I core protein PsaB has protein sequence MAATKFPKFSQDLAQDPTTRRIWYGIATAHDFESHDGMTEENLYQKIFASHFGHLAIIFLWTSGNLFHVAWQGNFEQWVTDPLHVRPIAHAIWDPHFGKPALDAFTQAGASGPVNIAYSGVYHWWYTIGMRTNADLYSGAVFLLILAAVALFAGWLHLQPKFRPSLAWFKNAESRLNHHLAGLFGVSSLAWAGHLIHVAIPEARGQHVGWDNFLFTPPHPAGLTPFFTGNWGVYAQNPDTASHIFGTSTGAGSAILTFLGGFHPQTESLWLTDIAHHHLAIAVIFIIAGHMYRTNFGIGHSIKEIQEAHNPPVGTPFGGMIGDGHKGIYDTYNNSLHFQLGWHLACLGVVTSLVAQHMYSLPPYAFMAKDYTTMAALYTHHQYIAGFIMVGAFAHGAIFLVRDYDPEANKNNVLARMLEHKEALISHLSWVSLFLGFHTLGLYVHNDVVVAFGTPEKQILIEPVFAQWIQAAHGKMLYGFDTLLSNPDSLAATAWPNHGDVWLPGWLEAINSGTNSLFLTIGPGDFLVHHAIALGLHTTTLILVKGALDARGSKLMPDKKDFGYSFPCDGPGRGGTCDISAWDAFYLAMFWMLNTIGWVTFYWHWKHLCVWQGNVAQFNTSSTYLMGWLRDYLWLNSSQLINGYNPAGMNNLAVWAWMFLFGHLVWATGFMFLISWRGYWQELIETLVWAHERTPLANLVRWKDKPVALSIVQARLVGLAHFSVGYVLTYAAFLIASTAGKFG, from the coding sequence ATGGCAGCTACTAAGTTTCCAAAATTTAGCCAAGACCTTGCCCAAGATCCAACTACACGGCGGATCTGGTATGGAATTGCTACAGCCCATGACTTTGAAAGCCATGATGGCATGACTGAAGAGAACCTATATCAGAAGATTTTTGCTTCTCACTTCGGTCACTTGGCGATCATTTTCCTGTGGACTTCTGGCAACCTATTCCACGTGGCGTGGCAAGGTAACTTCGAGCAGTGGGTGACTGACCCTCTGCATGTTCGTCCTATCGCTCACGCGATTTGGGATCCTCACTTCGGTAAGCCCGCTTTGGATGCCTTCACCCAAGCTGGTGCTTCCGGCCCTGTTAATATTGCTTACTCTGGCGTGTATCACTGGTGGTACACGATCGGAATGCGAACCAATGCGGACTTATACAGTGGTGCGGTCTTTTTGCTGATTCTGGCAGCCGTTGCCCTGTTTGCAGGCTGGTTACACTTGCAACCCAAGTTTCGTCCTAGTCTGGCATGGTTCAAGAATGCTGAATCTCGCTTGAATCACCACTTGGCTGGTTTGTTTGGTGTTAGCTCCTTGGCATGGGCGGGTCACTTGATTCACGTGGCTATTCCTGAGGCTCGTGGTCAGCATGTAGGTTGGGATAATTTCCTGTTTACTCCTCCCCATCCTGCTGGCTTGACCCCGTTCTTCACTGGCAACTGGGGAGTCTATGCTCAAAACCCGGATACTGCAAGTCATATATTTGGCACTTCGACAGGTGCTGGCTCTGCAATTCTGACCTTCTTGGGTGGTTTCCATCCTCAGACCGAGTCCCTCTGGCTGACAGACATTGCTCATCACCACCTGGCGATCGCAGTTATTTTCATCATCGCCGGCCATATGTACCGTACTAATTTCGGTATCGGTCATAGCATCAAGGAGATCCAAGAGGCTCATAATCCTCCTGTTGGCACTCCCTTTGGTGGCATGATTGGCGACGGTCATAAGGGAATTTACGATACCTACAACAACTCGTTGCACTTCCAGTTAGGTTGGCACTTGGCTTGTCTAGGTGTTGTTACCTCCCTTGTGGCTCAACATATGTACTCGCTGCCTCCCTACGCCTTCATGGCTAAAGACTACACGACCATGGCGGCTCTGTACACTCACCACCAGTACATTGCTGGATTTATCATGGTGGGTGCATTTGCCCATGGCGCTATTTTCTTGGTGCGAGACTATGATCCAGAGGCCAATAAGAACAACGTGCTGGCGCGGATGTTGGAGCATAAGGAGGCCCTGATTTCTCACCTGAGCTGGGTGTCTCTGTTCCTTGGCTTCCATACTCTGGGTCTATATGTCCACAATGATGTCGTGGTTGCTTTCGGTACTCCCGAAAAGCAAATCTTAATTGAGCCTGTGTTTGCTCAGTGGATTCAGGCAGCACACGGCAAGATGCTCTATGGCTTTGATACCCTGTTGTCTAATCCTGACAGCTTGGCGGCTACAGCTTGGCCTAATCACGGCGATGTTTGGCTGCCGGGTTGGCTAGAGGCGATCAACAGTGGCACTAATTCATTGTTCTTGACCATTGGCCCCGGTGATTTCTTGGTTCACCACGCGATCGCACTGGGCTTGCACACCACCACCCTGATTCTGGTCAAGGGTGCTCTGGATGCTCGTGGCTCTAAGCTGATGCCTGACAAAAAGGATTTTGGCTACAGCTTCCCTTGCGATGGCCCTGGTCGGGGCGGCACCTGTGACATCTCAGCATGGGATGCCTTCTACTTGGCAATGTTCTGGATGCTGAATACCATCGGCTGGGTTACCTTCTACTGGCACTGGAAGCATCTGTGTGTATGGCAAGGCAACGTTGCTCAGTTCAATACCTCTTCCACCTATTTGATGGGATGGTTGCGCGATTACCTGTGGCTCAACTCTTCGCAGTTGATCAACGGTTATAACCCTGCTGGCATGAACAACTTGGCGGTTTGGGCTTGGATGTTCTTGTTTGGACACCTAGTCTGGGCGACGGGCTTCATGTTCCTAATTAGCTGGCGCGGTTATTGGCAAGAGCTAATCGAAACCTTGGTATGGGCACATGAGCGTACTCCTCTGGCGAACTTGGTTCGTTGGAAGGATAAGCCTGTTGCGTTGTCTATCGTGCAAGCTCGCTTGGTTGGCCTAGCTCACTTCAGTGTTGGCTACGTCCTAACCTATGCAGCTTTCTTGATTGCTTCTACGGCTGGTAAGTTCGGCTGA